The proteins below are encoded in one region of Hordeum vulgare subsp. vulgare chromosome 3H, MorexV3_pseudomolecules_assembly, whole genome shotgun sequence:
- the LOC123439541 gene encoding probable carboxylesterase 2 produces the protein MPFPSGDPKKQIHRDAYFIRRSHPANKHTDTRAGSSHPPAPSIMASNTAPAPAADDELLHEFGPLLRVYKSGRLERPLVLPPVAPGLDTSTGVQSKDVDLGAYSARLYLPAAAATTTTTKLPVIVYVHGGGFVAESAKSPNYHRFLNDLSSACPALGVSLDYRLAPEHPLPAAYDDCLDALRWVLSAADPWVAAHGDLGRVLVAGDSAGANICHHVAIQPGAARLAGAVLIHPWFWGAEAVGEETRDPAARARGAGLWTFACPGTTGMDDPRMNPMAPGAPGLEALACDRVMVCTAEGDFLRWRGRAYAEAAAAARKGVELLETDGEGHVFYLFKPDCDKAKEMLDRIVAFVNAAP, from the coding sequence ATGCCTTTTCCCTCCGGAGATCCCAAGAAACAAATACACCGCGACGCCTATTTCATCCGGAGATCCCACCCAGCGAACAAACACACAGACACAAGAGCCGGCTCCTCTCACCCCCCGGCCCCGAGCATCATGGCGTCCAACACCGCACCGGcacccgccgccgacgacgagctGCTGCACGAGTTCGGCCCGCTCCTCAGGGTCTACAAGAGCGGCCGCCTGGAGCGCCCCCTGGTGCTCCCGCCCGTCGCGCCGGGTCTCGACACCTCCACCGGCGTCCAGTCCAAGGACGTCGACCTCGGCGCCTACTCCGCCCGCCTCTACCTGCCCGCAGCCGCCGCAACCACCACGACGACAAAGCTCCCGGTCATCGTCTACGTCCACGGCGGCGGCTTCGTGGCCGAGTCGGCAAAGTCCCCCAACTACCACCGCTTCCTCAACGACCTGTCCTCCGCCTGCCCGGCCCTCGGCGTGTCCCTCGACTACCGCCTCGCGCCGGAGCACCCGCTCCCGGCGGCGTACGACGACTGCCTCGACGCCCTCCGCTGGGTGCTCTCCGCGGCGGACCCCTGGGTGGCGGCGCACGGCGACCTCGGCCGCGTCCTCGTGGCCGGCGACAGCGCGGGCGCCAACATCTGCCACCACGTGGCCATCCAGCCGGGCGCCGCGCGGCTCGCGGGCGCGGTGCTGATCCACCCCTGGTTCTGGGGCGCCGAGGCCGTGGGGGAGGAGACGCGCGACCCCGCGGCGCGCGCCCGGGGCGCGGGGCTCTGGACGTTCGCGTGCCCCGGCACCACCGGCATGGACGACCCGCGGATGAACCCCATGGCGCCCGGCGCGCCGGGGCTGGAGGCGCTGGCCTGCGACAGGGTCATGGTGTGCACGGCGGAGGGCGACTTCCTCAGGTGGCGCGGCCGCGCGTACGCGGAGGCGGCGGCCGCCGCGCGCAAGGGAGTGGAGCTGCTGGAGACGGACGGGGAGGGCCACGTCTTCTACCTCTTCAAGCCCGACTGCGACAAGGCCAAGGAGATGCTTGACAGGATCGTCGCTTTCGTTAACGCAGCACCTTGA